The genomic region CAGGCGAAGTCGCGACCTACGACACCGAATCCGTCGTCCGCGACAACGCGAACGGCGCGAAGAGCGCCCGCCGCATCACCGACCGCACCCGCATCCGCACCGACGAGGCCGACAACCAGGGATATGCGTTGACCTGGACGACGCACGACAGCCGGATCGAAGCCGTGGAGGGCGACCGCAGCATGGTCGACACGATCGCGCCGATGCTGGACGAACTGGACGGCATGGAAGTCGTGATCGAACTGGACCGCAACGGACAGTATCGCCGCGTGCGCAATCTGGACGTCGTGCTCGTGAAGATGCGCGCGGCGATGCTGCCGATCTTCGCCGCGAACCTGCCCAACCTGTTCAACGGTGGCGATTCCAAAGTCGCCAAATACGATCGCGACGAGGCATTGGCGATCGCGCGCGAAAATCTGCAAGCGTCGATCGACAGCATCATCACCCCGCAAGGCGTGGAAACCATGTCCAGCGCGCAGGCGAAAGCCATGATCGCCTTCGCCGGCAAAACCCTGGTCGTGGGCAAACGCTATCGCGACAACGCGCCGATGGCGTCGCCGACCGAAGGCCGGCCGCTCCCCGCCAGCCGCGAGTATGTGCTCAGCCTGGTCGATGGCGATCCGGATCTCGCGCGCATCCGCTGGACGCACACGCTGGACCCGCGCGCCGATGCGAAGGTGCTGTGGACACTGGTGGACGAACTGGTCGGCTCTGCGGAGTCGGACGCGCGACACGACGGCCGGCCGAACGATCTGGTCCTGGACGAAGAAGGCGTGCTGCTGTTCCGCCGCGACACCGGCGCGGTGGACATGCTGCAAACAACGGAAATCAGTCGCTACGGCACCGTGCACGACGAGAACGAACGCTACCGCATGCGCCGCAGCGGCATCGCGCGCACCTGGGCGCAGGAAGACGCGGCGAAACCCTGACCGCTCGACAGCGGCGACTCGACCACGGGCGACTCAACGTCGATAGTGCAGCAGACGCCCGCGATAGGGCGCGCGATCGGTGTCCTCGAACGCACAGCGCGCCTCGTCCACGCGGTAGTCCTGATCGCGCAGCGCATGGCTCAACGGATTGCCGAAGCCGCGCCCGGGATCGGTGATCATGATCTCCGCACCGTCGCGGGCGTGCCGTTCCAGCAGTGCGGCCAACTGCGCGACATGCCGGTGTTCGTACAGCACATCGCTGCCGATGATCAGGTCGAAACGCCCGAGCACGATGTCGGCGGTCAGCCACGGCAGGTCGTGATAGGTCACGATCGGCAGCCCGTTGCGCACGGCGTTCCCGCGCAGGAACCGTTCGGCGAGCGGATGATGATCGCTGGCGGTGATGTCCGCGCGTCGACGCTGCAGCACCAGGCTCGACAGACCGAGCCCGCAGCCGATTTCGAGAATGCGCTTGCCGGCGACATCGAACTCCACCATCGCCGCAGCCAAGATCCGGCCGGCCGGCCAGAGCTGGCCGAACAGACACCACTGCGCGGAGCTGATGCCCGCGCGCTCGGCCAGGCCATCGGGATCGGCGTATTGCTGCCGGTCGGCCAATGCACGGATGCGGTAATCGTCTCCGGACAGGCTGACATCGATGAGGCGGGTGCGATATTCCGCACCGGGACGGTCGTCCGGCATGCGAGCTCCAACGGTCGTTCCGCGATGGCGGCGACCTTGCGATGGGAGCGAGACGGGCGACGGAAACCGGCCGGGCGTGGCGCGCGTGCGTTCGGAGAGAGGGACCGGACCCGGGCCATGCTACGCGTAAAGCGGTGGTTCCGTACGACGCATTAGACTACGCGCCATGCCTCGTCTGCCGCCCATGCTGTGCCTGATCGTGTCGTGCCTGATCCTGTCGTCCCTGCCGTCATCGGCGCAGGCGCGCACGGTCTATCGCTGCGTGCACAAGGGCACCGTGAGCCTGTCCACCGCGCCCGAGCCCGGTTCCAAGTGCGAACCGAGGCAGATCGACGACAGCGCCGTGCAGACGCCCAACCTCTGGGGCGAGATGGGCGTCTTCAGCGGCACGCTCTACGAGCGCGAACAGGACGGCAAACTCGTGTACGGCACCCGCAACCTGCCGGGCTCGCGCGTCTATCTGCGCTTCACGGTGGAAACCCCGGAAGGCGAACCGGCGCACGAGGGCCTGGGCAAGATCGACACGCCCAAGCTCGACCGCCACGCGCGACTGTTCAAGGCCACCGCAAAGAAAACCGGCGTCGAGGACGCCTGGCTGCGCGCGATCGCGCATGCCGAAAGCGGTTTCGACGAAAAGGCCGAATCGCCCAAAGGCGCGCAGGGCGTGATGCAGCTGATGCCTGCGACCGCAATGGAATACGGCGTCACCGACGCCTTCTCGCCGGCGCAGTCGATTGATGCCGGCGCCCGCTATTTCAGGATGCTGCTCAAGCGTTTCAAGAACGATCCCGCGCTGGCGATCGCCGCCTACAACGCCGGCATGGGCGCGGTCGCCCGCTACAACGGCGTGCCGCCCTACAAGGAAACGCAGGCGTATCTGGAGAAAGTCCAGCTGCTGTATCGCGCCTACCGGGCGGCGCTGTCGCCACCGCCGCTGCGCCCCGCCGATGCGGTGCCGATGACCGACAAGCTGCGCACCACCCTGCCATGAGCGACATGCCGAACATGTCCGCCAACGAAGAGAACATCCGAGGAGAGCATCGCACCATGACCCGGGACATCAGACTCGTCGGCTTCGACGGCGACGACACGCTGTGGCGCAGCGAAGACTATTACCGCGACGCGCAGCGCACGTTCGAGCGCATCGTCGGCGGCTACGTCGATCTCGACGACGCCCACGACCGGCTGTACGCGGTCGAGAAGCGCAACCTCGCGCTGTTCGGCTACGGCGTGAAGGGCATGACCCTGTCGATGATCGAAGCCGCCGTCGCGATCACCGATGCGCGGATCTCCGCGCAGGACCTGCATCGCATCGTCGAACTCGGCAAATCGCTGCTGCAGCATCCGGTCGAACTGCTGCCCGGCATCCGCGAAGCGGTCGAGGAGATTTCGCGCGAGACTCCGGTGGTGCTGATCACCAAGGGCGATCTGTTCCATCAGGAAGCCAAGGTGCGCGAATCCGGTCTGTCGGATCTGTTCCGGCGGATCGAGATCGTCAGCGAGAAAGACACCGCCACCTACACCCGGCTGCTGGCGGAATTCTCACTGGCGCCGGTACAGTTCGCGATGATCGGCAACTCGCTGCGTTCGGACATCGTGCCCGTCCTCGAACTCGGCGGCTGCGGCGTGTACATGCCCTATCGCGTGACCTGGGCGCACGAAACCGAAACCGCGCCGCCGTCCGCGCTGGAGCGCCTGCGCACCGTGCAGCAGCCGGTCGAACTGCCGGCGGCGGTACGTTCGCTCATCGCCGGCTGAGCCTCCGCCCGCGCTGCCCGCTGGCGGCGGATCGTGCGACCATGCCGTCGTCATCTGCTGGACTGCCCACCATGCGCAAGCCCATCGCCACCGCACTGCTCGCCCTCGGCCTCGCTGCCGGCAGCGCGCACGCGCATGACTTCACCTTCGGCTGGAACCCGCGCAGCGGCGATGTCTGGGTCGATACCTGGCTGGGCGACATGAACCGTTACGGCGACCGCTACCGCGACCCGTTCGTCGACGAACTGGTGCGTTATCACGCGGCGCCGCGCGATCTGGTGGTGGAGCTGCTGACCCGCCGGCGCTGGGCGCCGGGCGATGTCTACTTCGCCTGCGCGCTCGCCAACCTCAGCGGCCACCCGTGCCGCCACGTGGTCGATCTCTGGGAGCGCGACCACGGCCAGGGCTGGGGCGCGATGGCCCGACGCCTCGGTATCAAACCGGGCTCGGCGGAATTCCACCGCCTCAAACGCGGGATGGTACCGACCTACGACCGCTGGGCCCGCCCGATCGAACTCGATCGCGACCTCGATGGCGATTTCCCCGGGCGCGGCAAGGGTCGCAGCGGACACCACGACGATGGTCGCGACGACGATGACCGCCACGGCCGCAGCGGCGAAAGCCATGAGTCCAAGGGCCGACGCAAGGGCAAAGACTAAGGACTGACACGATGTCCGCCACGCGCGTCACCCATCGCGGCGGCTGTCATTGCCGTCGCGTTCGTTTCGAAGTCGATGCGCCGGCAACGCTCGACGCGCTGGACTGCAATTGTTCGATCTGCCGGATGACCGGTTTCCTGCACCTGATCGTACCGGCCGCGCGCTTCCGGTTGCTGGACGGCGAAGACGTACTCACCGAATACCGCTTCAACACCGGCACCGCGCGGCATCTGTTCTGTGGTCATTGCGGCGTGAAGGCGTTCTATGTGCCGCGCAGTCATCCCGATGGGTTCAGCGTCAATGTGCGTTGTCTTGATGCGGGCACGGTCGAGGGCGTGACGGTCACGCCGTTCGACGACAACGATCGCGAGGCTGCGACGGCTGCTGTTGCGCATTTGTCGGAAGGCTGATTTTTTTCGTCGGATTTCGGAGCCTCTTGGTTTGCAGGCAAGACCCAACGCCTTTTTCGCGCTGGTGCGCGAAAAAGATTCCAGGCTTTACCCACAAAAAATGACTTCCGACATCCAACTTCGGGCGGTGATCACGGGAAGACAAGAAATTGAGCAGACTGTATCCGCTACTGCGGGCTTTTCCGACAATCGGAAATGGTCACGCTGTAGCGGATGTACAGCAACAGCTCGGCCGCCGATGCGCGCTTCCATTCGACGCGTCGATTGAGGCCGTCGATCTCCGTCTTGCAGTCCAGCGCCATCGCAGTCATCAACCGCTTCGAATCATCGGCGATCGCGTCGATCAATTCGTAGCGGAAACGTTCCGGCTTATTCATGATCAACGCCGTGTCGCCCTTGATCTCGATTTCGGTGCGCCCGACCTTGTTCGCGCTGCGGATGAAACGACGCATCTCGGCGATGATCGCCTCGGCCTTCGCCGGGTCACCGCCGACGCCGACGCGAATCTGCAGGGAGACAAGACTCGAATCCGGGCGCTCGTCGTCCTCTTCCAACTCGACCCGATGATTGTCGCGATTGAGCGCAACCCGGTATTCGTCGACGTAGAACACGACATAACGCCCACCTGCAGATGCGATCAATTGCGCAATGGTGTCGTGGATCTCGCGCTTGCGCATCTCGGCATCGCGAGTATCGTTGCTCAGCACGATGGTCTGCAGCAGATAGTCGCCGGGCTTGGTCAGGGAGACGGCAGGCGTATCGATCAGATCGCTGTAACCGATCCGCGACCCGGTCACCACCACGGTATCCAGCTCATCGGAGGAATCCTGGCCCTGCGCGATCATCGGCAACGCCAGCGCGCACAGACCGCAGAACAGCATCGACTTGTGGAACATGAGGACGCTCCGCAGAGGGACGAGGGTTGATCTTGTACTGCATTCCTGCTTGTATCAAGTCGTGTGTGCGGCGGCGTTGAGGGCGGCTCTGTCGCTACCCATCGGTGCTGTTTTGGTGGATGGTGGAAACCGCTGTACGGATTCGGCCCTGCTGATTGCTTTTCGATGCAATTGATTGACGTATCGTAGAGTGGCGGTGAGCGCAGCGAACCCCACCGCTGTGTGGTCGCAACTGCGGTTATCCTCAAAGGGTACAGGCGGCTGAGAGTCTGACGCTGGGGTTCGCTGCGCTCACCCCGCCTTACGCGCTGATTCGGTGCTGCCGGGCACGCCGACAGCCATGAGCCCGGGATCGCTCCCGGGCTGTCCGATACCGTCCTGCTGCCGTCTGCTGTCAGTACACGTCGCCGACCGTGTTGTGCACGTTGAACTTGCCGGTCGGGGTGATGATGCGTTTGTCGTCGATCACCGCCTTCAAGGTGCGGGTCTTGTCGTCAACGATCACAATGGCCGAGCGCTCGGTCTTGCCGTTCCACACCGAGAACCAGATCTCGTCGCCGGCCGCGTTGTACTCGGGCTGCACCACGCGCTTCGCGCCCGGACCAAGATTCGCCCACTCGGCGATCGGCAGCACCACGAAGCCCTTGTCGAGATGGCGGATGTCGAACACCGCGATCGACTGGCTCATCTTCGGATCGGGGTTGAGCGGCGTGTCGACCCACAGGTTCGTCGACTTCGGATGGGTCTTGATGAACAGCGAGCCGCCGCCCTGGCCTGTGAGCACTTCGCAGACTTTCCAGGCGTTGGCTTTGTGTTTCGCCGGGTCGGTGCCGATCAACGTGATCTTCGGGTTGCCCAGTGCGGAGGTCGCCCAGACAGGGCCGCAGGTGGGATGGGTGAAGTTCGCGCCGCGGCCCGGGTGCGGAATCTTGTCGACATCGATCAGCGCGGTCAGTTTCTGCTCGCGCGAATCGACCACTGCGATCTTGTTTGACTGGTTGGCGGCGGTGAGGAAATAACGCTTGGTGATATCCCAGCCGCCATCGTGCAGGAAACGCGCCGCGCCGATCGTGGTCACTTTGAGGTTGTCGATGTCCTCGTAGTTGACCAGCAGGATTTGCCCGGTTTCCTTCACGTTGACGATGAATTCGGGATGCTCGTGCGAAGCGACGATCGCGGCCACGCGTGGTTCGGGATGGTATTCCTGCGTGTCCACGGTCATGCCGCGGGTGCCGACCACTTTCAGCGGCTCCAGGGTTTCGCCGTTCATGATCACGTATTGCGGCGGCCAGTACGATCCGGCGATCGCGTACTTGTCTTCGTAGCCCTTGTACTTCGACGTTTCCACCGAACGCGCTTCAAGACCGATCTTGATTTCCGCGACCTTGTCGGGCTTCGGCATCCACAGGTCGATCAGGTCGATGCGCGCATCGCGACCGATGGTGTAGATGTAACGTCCCGAGTGCGACGTGCGCGAAATATGCACCGCATAGCCGGTCTTGATGATGTTGATGATCTGCTTGGTATCGCCATCGATCAGCGCGACTTCGCCGCTGTCGCGCAGCGTCACCGCGAAGATGTTGTCGATGTTGAGATCGTTCATCTTCTTTTTCGGCCGCTCGTCCACCGGCACGAAGGTAACCATGCTCTGCTTCATTTCCTTCATGCCCCATTCCGGCGGCGATGGCGGATCGTGCTGCAGGAAGCGCGCCATGATGTCGATATCGGTGGCGCTGAGTTCGCCGGAGGTGCCCCAGTTGGGCATGCCTGCGGGTGAGCCGAAGTTGATCAGCGCGCGCAGATATTCGGTGCCTTTGGCGCGGGTGATGTCCGGCGTCAGCGGTTTGCCGGTGGCGCCCTTGCGCAGCACACCATGACAGCCGGCGCAGCGCTCGAAAAAGATCTGCGTCGCATGCTTGCGTTCGTCGTCACTCAGCGGCGGCAGCGGGCCGGCGTTGCCGGCGAGTGCGGCGGGCGCCGGAATCGCGGTCGGGGCGCCTTGGTATTTCGCTTCCGGCGTGTTCGCGCCGGCCTTCGCAGCTTCGGGCGTCTGTGCGCCGCGTCGCGTGGCGATGTCCGCCGTCGCCACGGTCACGCCGGCGTTACCCCAGCTGTTGGTCACGTACGACAGCACGTTGGCGATGTCGGCGTCGCTGAGATGGTTCAGCGCCGGCATCACGCCGTCGTAATCGACGCCGTTGACCTTGACCTTGCCGCTGAAGCCTTTGAGCACGACATCGACCAGCCGGTCCTTGGGCACGCTGCGGATGTAATCGGAATCCGCCAGCGGCGGAAACGCACCGGCCAGACCTTTTCCATCGGGCTGATGGCAGGCCGCGCAGTTGGCGAGATAGGCGGCTTCGCCGGCTTCCATCGTCGATTTTGGCGGGCGTTCGTTGACGACCTCATCCGCGATCGCGATGGCCGAAGCGGCCACGACGAGGACAAGTGCGGAGGCGATGAGCGTTTTCTTCATGGAGATTCCCCGGACACGGAAGGAGGCGTGAAACCGCGAGCTGCGGTGGTCTGGAGACGATTGTCCGGCGCGGTTTTTCGCCGATGCATGACCTAGGTCAAGCAGGTCGCAGTTTCCGGTCGAAGCCGGGTTCGTGTCTTCCTACACTTCGAGTCGTCCATCCGATGAGCCTTGCCATGTACCGTCTCGCCATATCCTTGCCGTTGGTCGTGCTGTGTTCGCTGTGGTGCCGGCAGGTGCATGCGGATGCCGTTACCACAGCACCGCAGTCGCAGGAACTGGATCGGGTGGTCGTGATCGCCAGCAGGGCGCCGGAACCGGCCGGTCGCGTGGTCGGCACCGTCGCCGCGATCGAGCGCGACGCGCTGGAGCGCCATCAGGCGCAGGACATCGCCGATCTGGTGCGCTACCAGCCGGGCATCGACGCACTTGGCGACAGCGCGCGCTTCGGGTGGCAGGGCTTCTCGATCCGTGGCCTCGACGGCAACCGCGTGGGCATGGAGATCGACGGCGTGCCGGTGGCCGAAGCCTTCAGCGTCGGCCAGTTCGCCGCCGCCGGCCGCGACCTGGTCGAACTGGATGCGCTGCAGCGCGTCGAAATCCTGCGCGGTCCGGCCTCCACGCTGTACGGCAGCGATGCACTGGCCGGTGTGATCGCGTACCGCACCCGCGACCCCGGCGATCTGCTCGCGCGCGGCGGCGACGACCATCAGTTTTCATCGCGTCTCGGGTGGTCGGGCCGCGACGACAGTCTCGGCGCGTCCGCCGCATTCGCGATGCGCGATGCCGACAGCCGTTTCGAAGGCATGCTGATGGCGACGCGTCGCGATGGTCACCAGGCCGACAACGCATCCTCCACGCATCCCGCCAATCCGCTGGATTACCGCCGCGATGGCGTGCTGGCGAAAGCAGTCTGGAACGGGCAGCGGCACGGACGTTGGGTCGCGACTTTCGATCATGGTGAAGGCGAGGCGCAGACCGATGTGCGTTCGCTGCGTTTCGGCCCCGGGCGTTTCTCGACCACCACCGATTTGCGCGGCGACGACCGCTATCGCCGCAGTCGCATCAGCCTTGGTGCGGGATGGTCGCCGGAAGCGACATCGTCGCTGGGTTGGCTCGATCGCGCCGAAATGCTGCTGTACACGCAGCGCAGCGAAGTGCGGCAGGACACCGCGCAGACGCGCCTTGCCGACCGCACCACGCGCTTCCCGTCGCTGCGACTGCGCCGCTTCGAGTTG from Lysobacter sp. harbors:
- a CDS encoding GFA family protein, which gives rise to MSATRVTHRGGCHCRRVRFEVDAPATLDALDCNCSICRMTGFLHLIVPAARFRLLDGEDVLTEYRFNTGTARHLFCGHCGVKAFYVPRSHPDGFSVNVRCLDAGTVEGVTVTPFDDNDREAATAAVAHLSEG
- a CDS encoding methyltransferase domain-containing protein; this translates as MPDDRPGAEYRTRLIDVSLSGDDYRIRALADRQQYADPDGLAERAGISSAQWCLFGQLWPAGRILAAAMVEFDVAGKRILEIGCGLGLSSLVLQRRRADITASDHHPLAERFLRGNAVRNGLPIVTYHDLPWLTADIVLGRFDLIIGSDVLYEHRHVAQLAALLERHARDGAEIMITDPGRGFGNPLSHALRDQDYRVDEARCAFEDTDRAPYRGRLLHYRR
- a CDS encoding HAD family hydrolase, producing MTRDIRLVGFDGDDTLWRSEDYYRDAQRTFERIVGGYVDLDDAHDRLYAVEKRNLALFGYGVKGMTLSMIEAAVAITDARISAQDLHRIVELGKSLLQHPVELLPGIREAVEEISRETPVVLITKGDLFHQEAKVRESGLSDLFRRIEIVSEKDTATYTRLLAEFSLAPVQFAMIGNSLRSDIVPVLELGGCGVYMPYRVTWAHETETAPPSALERLRTVQQPVELPAAVRSLIAG
- a CDS encoding lytic transglycosylase domain-containing protein, with amino-acid sequence MPRLPPMLCLIVSCLILSSLPSSAQARTVYRCVHKGTVSLSTAPEPGSKCEPRQIDDSAVQTPNLWGEMGVFSGTLYEREQDGKLVYGTRNLPGSRVYLRFTVETPEGEPAHEGLGKIDTPKLDRHARLFKATAKKTGVEDAWLRAIAHAESGFDEKAESPKGAQGVMQLMPATAMEYGVTDAFSPAQSIDAGARYFRMLLKRFKNDPALAIAAYNAGMGAVARYNGVPPYKETQAYLEKVQLLYRAYRAALSPPPLRPADAVPMTDKLRTTLP
- a CDS encoding c-type cytochrome, translating into MKKTLIASALVLVVAASAIAIADEVVNERPPKSTMEAGEAAYLANCAACHQPDGKGLAGAFPPLADSDYIRSVPKDRLVDVVLKGFSGKVKVNGVDYDGVMPALNHLSDADIANVLSYVTNSWGNAGVTVATADIATRRGAQTPEAAKAGANTPEAKYQGAPTAIPAPAALAGNAGPLPPLSDDERKHATQIFFERCAGCHGVLRKGATGKPLTPDITRAKGTEYLRALINFGSPAGMPNWGTSGELSATDIDIMARFLQHDPPSPPEWGMKEMKQSMVTFVPVDERPKKKMNDLNIDNIFAVTLRDSGEVALIDGDTKQIINIIKTGYAVHISRTSHSGRYIYTIGRDARIDLIDLWMPKPDKVAEIKIGLEARSVETSKYKGYEDKYAIAGSYWPPQYVIMNGETLEPLKVVGTRGMTVDTQEYHPEPRVAAIVASHEHPEFIVNVKETGQILLVNYEDIDNLKVTTIGAARFLHDGGWDITKRYFLTAANQSNKIAVVDSREQKLTALIDVDKIPHPGRGANFTHPTCGPVWATSALGNPKITLIGTDPAKHKANAWKVCEVLTGQGGGSLFIKTHPKSTNLWVDTPLNPDPKMSQSIAVFDIRHLDKGFVVLPIAEWANLGPGAKRVVQPEYNAAGDEIWFSVWNGKTERSAIVIVDDKTRTLKAVIDDKRIITPTGKFNVHNTVGDVY